In the Silurus meridionalis isolate SWU-2019-XX chromosome 6, ASM1480568v1, whole genome shotgun sequence genome, one interval contains:
- the zgc:194930 gene encoding LOW QUALITY PROTEIN: uncharacterized protein zgc:194930 (The sequence of the model RefSeq protein was modified relative to this genomic sequence to represent the inferred CDS: deleted 2 bases in 1 codon), giving the protein MIKSYIYDPTDPVEVNGLKQDPTTNSLVSSYQCHLSDDRKKQGFHNLGYTSNSNLSKSDIENNHINQARSNVPQTAGGNASLYILQPDGGSFLAFYPWARKPINKRRVSETRAWETGPMATCAEQTKKRKEGREQGTADEESVISVDIHTSSTSLSSGDTKLVRDEDSSYSQKAGSKEKDKEDVVSVTDSMVAEALAALEAATAGEEYE; this is encoded by the exons ATGATAAAAAG TTACATCTATGACCCTACAGACCCTGTAGAAGTCAATGGACTGAAGCAGGATCCCACGACGAATTCTTTAGTGTCTTCCTACCAATGCCATCTGTCAGATGATAGGAAAAAACAAGGCTTCCACAATTTGGGCTACACCAGCAACAGCAACCTGAGCAAATCTGACATTGAAAACAATCACATAAACCAGGCTAGATCGAACGTTCCCCAGACAGCAGGGGGCAACGCTAGCCTATATATTTTGCAGCCAGATGGAGGGTCCTTCCTAGCGTTTTACCCTTGGGCACGGAAGCCGATAAACAAACGGAGAGTTTCCGAGACTCGGGCCTGGGAAACGGGTCCGATGGCTACTTGTGCAGAACAGACCAAGAAGAGGAAAGAAGGCAGGGAGCAGGGGA CGGCAGACGAGGAGAGCGTCATATCAGTGGACATCCATACAAGCAGCACCAGCCTCTCCTCTGGCGACACAAAGCTCGTAAGAGACGAAGACTCGTCATATTCCCAGAAAGCCGGATCAaaggaaaaagacaaagaggACGTTGTGAGCGTCACGGACTCTATGGTGGCGGAGGCACTCGCTGCCTTGGAGGCAGCCACTGCAGGGGAGGAGTACGAGTAA